TTAATGTAAAGGTTCACAGAAACTTCGTTTCTGCGTCTCAAAAGTAGTAGTCGTTTGCACTCCTCTACTTTTGGAAATTATAGTTTATATGAAAAAAACTGCTAAAACTGATAATCTAAACTATCAATTTATAGCAGTTTCTTTTATTTATATATTAGCACTTTATTTAGCTAGTCCACTTAATATAGGTAGATACATTGAAAGTTGTGGAAGGTATGTTACTAACATTAGAACAATTATTATTACTGCATAGTATTTAATTAGTTCTCCCATAACATCTTCTATTTTTAAGTTTCCAACTTTAACTCCAACAAATAGTGTATTTCCAACTGGTGGAGTGATATTTCCTATACATAAGTTAAATACAATTATAATTCCAAATTGAATAGGGCTCATTCCAAAAGATTTTACTATTGGAAGGAAGATTGGAGTAAATATTAATATAGCTGGTGTTACGTCCATAAATGTTCCTATGAATAGTAATAATAGGTTCATTAATAATAGAATTATAAATTTATTTTCAGTTATTCCTAAGATTAAGCTAGAAATTGCTTGAGGTACACCTGTAAATGCCATTACCCATGACATGATTGTTGATACTCCAATTAGGAATACTATTACTCCTGTCATTTTTGCACTTTCTTCAAATATCTTAATTAATCCTTTAAAATCTATTGTTCTGTAAAAAATCATTGATAATAGAAGAGTATAAACAACTGCAACAACTGATCCTTCTGTTGGTGTAAATATTCCTCTAATGATTCCTCCAATAACAATTACTATTAGAGCTAGTGATGGAAGAGCGTCTAAGAAAGTTGATACAACAACTTTAAATTTAACTCCTGCTTTCCCTTTCATTCCTCTACTTCTAGCAAGGAAGAAAGTTAAGATCATACAACCTACACCCCATAAAATTCCAGGAATATATCCTGCCATAAATAGAGCTGCTACTGATGTTCCTCCACTTACAAGAGAGTATACAATCAATGAGTTTGAAGGTGGTATAAGTAATCCTGTTGGTGCAGTTGCAATATTAACTGTTGCACCTAATTTTTTATCATATCCCTCTTCTTCTTCCATTGGTAGTAAGATTCCTCCCATAGCTGCACAAGCTGCTACTGAAGATCCTGAAATAGCTCCAAACATCATATTAGCTAATACGTTAGTTTGCATTAGAGATCCAGGAATTCTACCTGTTAAAGATTGAGCAAATGCTACCACTTTTTTAGCTATACCACCTTGATTCATAATATTTCCTGCTAAAATGAAGAATGGAATAGCTATTAATGTAAAGTTTGAAATCCCTGAGAATATTCTTTGTGCTCCTGTTACAAGAGTATTATCTAATGCTAATGATGGAAGTATTGCAAGTATTGATGATAATCCAATACTTATTGCAATTGGAAATCCAAGAAGAAGTGTTACTATTAAAACACTAAACATAATTAATGCTGTAGTTAATACCATATTCCTATGCCTCCTTTGAATTTTTCATTAAATCAACAATATTAAGGATACTGTATATAGATGTCATAACTCCACAAACTGGAATAACTAGATAGATATATCCCATTGAAATTTTTAGAGCTGGAGTCATTTGAGTCATACTTAATGAAGTTATATAACTTCCTCCACCTACTAGTACTCCTAACGCAAATAGTAAAATTACTAATTCTGTAATTACAGCTACTGTTCTTTGAGCATTTTTAGTGAATTTTTCGATAAAGAATACCATACGCATATGATCTCTTTTTCCAAAGATATATGATGCTGCAAACATTGACATCCATGCAAATGAATAAGATATTAATTCCTCAGATATTGTACTTGGAGATTTAAATACATATCTTACTAGAATTTGATAAGTTCCTACTACAGTCATTAGCATAAAAAGAACAACACATATAAATAAAATAAGTTTATCTAAACCTTTTCTTATTCCTTCCATTAGTTTTTACCTCCTTTTATCTCTTTTCCAATCTCTTGAATCTTATCATAAATTGGTTTTAATTTAGGAGTTGCTGCTAATACTTCATCATGAAGAGGAAGAACTCTCTCTTGGAAAGCTAAAACATCTGGATAAATAAATTCTACATTCATCTCTTTAGCTTGTTGAATAGCTTTATTAACTGATTCTCCCCAAGCTTCTCTTTGAACTTTTGATATAATAGTAAATCCTTCATCAAAAATAGCTCTCTCTTCTGGTGATAAACTATTTAAGAATCTTAAGTTTCCTATTACAATATCTGGTACCATTTGGTGCATATTATATGAATAATATTTACAAACTTCCCCATGTTTATTACTTGTTAAAGCAAGTTCATTGTTTTCAGCTCCATCAATAACACTTTGTTGTAAAGCTGTATAAACTTCTCCAAATCCCATTGGAGTTGCTGCTCCACCAAATAATTCCATCATTCTAATATTTGATGCTGATTGTTGTACTCTAATTTTTAACCCCTTTAGATCATCAGGTGTTCTTATTGGTTTTTTTACAGTATAGAAGTTTCTTGTTCCTGCATCTAACCATGCTACTGCTTCAAATCCAGATTTTTCTGTTGAAGTAAATATAGGTTTAATTAACTCTTTATTGTCCATTACTGCATGATAATGCTCAGGACTATTGAATAAATATGGTAGGTTAAATATTTGATAGATATTATCAAAACTTTCAAGGATAGCATTACTTGCTACTGTAAAGTTTATTGCCCCAGTTTGTGTAAGTTCAACTGTATTTACTTGTGAACCTAAAAGTTCGTTAGGGAATATTTGTACATCATATTTATCTCCTAATTTACTTTCAATAAATTCTTCAAAAGCTAAAAGTCCTATATTTGTAGGGTGATCCGCAGCTTGGTTGTGAGATACTCTTATTATTGTTTTACTGTCACTTTTTCCACAAGATGTAAATATTAATA
The DNA window shown above is from uncultured Fusobacterium sp. and carries:
- a CDS encoding TRAP transporter large permease, with the translated sequence MVLTTALIMFSVLIVTLLLGFPIAISIGLSSILAILPSLALDNTLVTGAQRIFSGISNFTLIAIPFFILAGNIMNQGGIAKKVVAFAQSLTGRIPGSLMQTNVLANMMFGAISGSSVAACAAMGGILLPMEEEEGYDKKLGATVNIATAPTGLLIPPSNSLIVYSLVSGGTSVAALFMAGYIPGILWGVGCMILTFFLARSRGMKGKAGVKFKVVVSTFLDALPSLALIVIVIGGIIRGIFTPTEGSVVAVVYTLLLSMIFYRTIDFKGLIKIFEESAKMTGVIVFLIGVSTIMSWVMAFTGVPQAISSLILGITENKFIILLLMNLLLLFIGTFMDVTPAILIFTPIFLPIVKSFGMSPIQFGIIIVFNLCIGNITPPVGNTLFVGVKVGNLKIEDVMGELIKYYAVIIIVLMLVTYLPQLSMYLPILSGLAK
- a CDS encoding TRAP transporter substrate-binding protein, coding for MKKVFKIFLSTILTLGTLLIFTSCGKSDSKTIIRVSHNQAADHPTNIGLLAFEEFIESKLGDKYDVQIFPNELLGSQVNTVELTQTGAINFTVASNAILESFDNIYQIFNLPYLFNSPEHYHAVMDNKELIKPIFTSTEKSGFEAVAWLDAGTRNFYTVKKPIRTPDDLKGLKIRVQQSASNIRMMELFGGAATPMGFGEVYTALQQSVIDGAENNELALTSNKHGEVCKYYSYNMHQMVPDIVIGNLRFLNSLSPEERAIFDEGFTIISKVQREAWGESVNKAIQQAKEMNVEFIYPDVLAFQERVLPLHDEVLAATPKLKPIYDKIQEIGKEIKGGKN
- a CDS encoding TRAP transporter small permease, giving the protein MEGIRKGLDKLILFICVVLFMLMTVVGTYQILVRYVFKSPSTISEELISYSFAWMSMFAASYIFGKRDHMRMVFFIEKFTKNAQRTVAVITELVILLFALGVLVGGGSYITSLSMTQMTPALKISMGYIYLVIPVCGVMTSIYSILNIVDLMKNSKEA